AAGGAGCGCCCTTCGTCGCGGAGGCGAAGACCGCGCCGAAGTACCGGTTCTACGCGGTCGGCGACCAGTGCCCGGCGCTGTACCCGGTGTCGCACGGCGGCGCCGCGGTGATCGGCGAGGTGTACGACGTCTCGCTGGACGACCTGCGGGACAAGGTGCTCCCGTCCGAGCCGCACGAGCTGGAGCTGGGCGTGGTGGAGCTGGCCGACGGCAGCTCGGCGTTCGCGATG
The window above is part of the Amycolatopsis camponoti genome. Proteins encoded here:
- a CDS encoding allophanate hydrolase-related protein, which encodes MTLMFFNGGAMRGEPLHHLLEGAPFVAEAKTAPKYRFYAVGDQCPALYPVSHGGAAVIGEVYDVSLDDLRDKVLPSEPHELELGVVELADGSSAFAMLLRRPYTSHVALRDITDVGDWRAYKASA